DNA sequence from the Streptomyces sp. NBC_01497 genome:
GGGCGGGCCCCTCCGCGTGGCGCGGCGCTGTCGTCGCCACGGTGGGTCTCGCGGGGATGCTCGCCCTGACGCAGGGTTCCGACGGCCGGACGCTGGACGGCACGCACCGGATGCTGCTGGCGCTGGTGACGCTCGGTCTTGTCGGGGTGCTGTGCGTCGCGTCGGCGATGGTCACGGGGCGTGCCACGCGCAGCGTGCTGCTGGCCGCCGCGAGCGGCGTCGCGTTCGGCATCTCGTCGGTCTTCATCAAGACGGTGACCGTGGACCGGTCCGCCGTGGGGACCGCCGTCCAGGCCGCGAGTCTGGCGGGGGTCGCGGTGCTCGCGGTGGCGGGTCTGCTGCTGTCCCAGGCCGCCTACCGGGGGGCGGGGCTCGCCGCGCCGCTCGCGGTGGTGACGGTGGTCAACCCGGTGGTCGCGACGGCCGTCGGGCTGACACTGTTCGGCGAGGGGTTCCGCCACGGCACGGCGGGCGGTGTGGTGGCGCTCGCCTTCGGCGTGGTGTCGGCGGGCGGTCTCGTCCTGCTCAGCCGCGCCCAGCCGTCGGACGGCGACGCCGGGGGCACGCCGGGCGGCGGCGCGCCGGCCGGCACCGTGCCGGTGGCGGGCCGGTCAGATGTGCACGCCGTGCGACCGCAGGTAGGCGAGCGGGTCGATGTCGCTCCCGTACGCGGGCCCCGTGCGCATCTCGAAGTGAAGATGAGGTCCCGTTACGTTGCCGGTGGCTCCTGAGCGTGCGATGCGCTGGCCCTCGCCGACCTTCTGGCCCACCTTCACACTGATCGCGGAGAGGTGCCCGTACTGGCTGTACTTGCCGTCCGGGTGCCTGATGACGACCTGGTAGCCGTAGGAACCGCCCCAGCCGGCCGTGACGACCGTGCCCGCCTCCACGGCCTTGACCGACGTGCCGGTCGGTACGAGGAAGTCGACGCCGGTGTGGTAACCGCTGGACCAGGACGAGCCGGAGGCGCGGTACGGCGTGCCGATGGCGGCGTGGACGGGCGCCTCCACACCCGACGCGGCCGGCTTCGCCGCGGTGTGCGCGGGCTTCGTCGTGTGCGTGGGCTTCGCGGTGTGCGCGGGCTTCGTCGTGTGCGCGGGCTTCGCGGTGTGCGTGGGCTTCGGCGCGGGTTTGTGGGCCGGCTTCGCGGTGGCCGACGGCTTGGCCCCGGGCGTGGACGTGGCGGCCGGTGCGGCGGTGTGGGCGGGGGCCGGCACCGCCGTCTTCTTCGCCGTGGGCTTCGCGGCGGGTCCTGGCGCCGTGGACTGCCCCGATGCGGCCGCCGGGACGTGCAGCACCAGTCGCTGGCCGGGGAAGATCAGGTCGGGGTCGTCCCCGATCAGTTTGTGGTTGTCGTCGTAGACCTTCTGCCAGGTGCCCGCGAGCCGGTGGTCGACGGTGATCTGCGAGAGCGAGTCGCCCCGGGCGACCGTGTAGCCCTCGCGCCGCGTCGGCACGTCGGTGGGGGCCGACTTCGTCGCGTCGCCCTTCGGCTCGGCCTTCTTCGAGGCCGTGGCCACGGGCTTCGTGTCCGCCGTGTCGGTGTGTATGGTCCGCGCCGGCGCGGACGCGGCGTGCCCCGCGGTGTCGGCGAGGGTCGTGACGTGCGGCGCGGGGCCGCCCCGGGTGAGCCCGGCGTGGACCGAGCAGACCGGCCAGGCGCCCGGCCCCTGGCCCCTCAGGACCTTCTCGGCGACGGCGATCTGCTGGTCCTTGGTGGCCAGGTCGGCGCGCGGCGCGTACGCCGTGCCGCCGTAGGCGTCCCAGGTGGACTGGGTGAACTGCAGTCCGCCGTAGAAGCCGTTGCCGGTGTTGATGCCCCAACTGTCGCTGGACTCGCAGGCCGCGACCTTGTCCCACACGTCCACCGAGGCGCCGTGGGCGACACCGGCGCCGATCAGGGGCAGCGCCATGCCCGCGCCGCCCGCGGTGACGGTGAGCGACGCACGGTTGATACGGCTCGGCTGGTAGCGGCGGTGGCGACCGGTTACGGCCATGGGTCAACTCCCCCTTGAGAGGCAGGACGTGTCGCGGCTCGCCAAGTTACGGGGCCGGTACGCACTGTGACAAGAGCCTGCGCCAGGGCTGTCCATTTCCCGCCAGTGCGGGGGCCGTTGAACTGTGCGTGTCACGCAGGGTAGGCGAAGTCCGGGCGAGGACCAGGAGAGAGGCGAGCGACGTGACCACGTTGCCGTGCCGTGGTGCCCCGCCCCGGGGAGCCAAGGCGTTCCCACCGGCCGGGGTGCTTTCCCGTGCGGCCTCCGCCACGTATCCCGGCACCCTCGTCCACCGCACCCGAGCGACGTCCCGGAACCGGCCCCGCAGCGCCGGGGCGTCCCCGCCGTCCCCGGCGGTCCACCCGGGCCACCGTGAAGTCGCCCGCCGTTGCTCCCCCCCACATCAGCCCGGTGAATCGGCCGCACATCAGCCCGGCGAATCCGCCGCCGCGGCCGGGGTGACGGCATCGGCCACCGCTGCGGCCTCGGTGCGGGCCGCGGCGGCGCCGCCGGGCGCGGGCGTGCGCCGCCACCGCATCGTCGACACTTCGAGCCCGCCGTCCGGCGGTCCCGCCGGGGCCGGGAGCCTGCTGCCGCCCCGGGCGAGGAAGGCCGCGAG
Encoded proteins:
- a CDS encoding DMT family transporter; protein product: MSTFVVAVVLSLVSAVAYAAGAIVQERVAAAVPDASYGPLRNGVWWGAVLLNGAGGLLHVAALAYGPLSLVQPLGALTIVFALPMAALFARRGLGGRAGSGAGPSAWRGAVVATVGLAGMLALTQGSDGRTLDGTHRMLLALVTLGLVGVLCVASAMVTGRATRSVLLAAASGVAFGISSVFIKTVTVDRSAVGTAVQAASLAGVAVLAVAGLLLSQAAYRGAGLAAPLAVVTVVNPVVATAVGLTLFGEGFRHGTAGGVVALAFGVVSAGGLVLLSRAQPSDGDAGGTPGGGAPAGTVPVAGRSDVHAVRPQVGERVDVAPVRGPRAHLEVKMRSRYVAGGS
- a CDS encoding transglycosylase family protein; its protein translation is MAVTGRHRRYQPSRINRASLTVTAGGAGMALPLIGAGVAHGASVDVWDKVAACESSDSWGINTGNGFYGGLQFTQSTWDAYGGTAYAPRADLATKDQQIAVAEKVLRGQGPGAWPVCSVHAGLTRGGPAPHVTTLADTAGHAASAPARTIHTDTADTKPVATASKKAEPKGDATKSAPTDVPTRREGYTVARGDSLSQITVDHRLAGTWQKVYDDNHKLIGDDPDLIFPGQRLVLHVPAAASGQSTAPGPAAKPTAKKTAVPAPAHTAAPAATSTPGAKPSATAKPAHKPAPKPTHTAKPAHTTKPAHTAKPTHTTKPAHTAAKPAASGVEAPVHAAIGTPYRASGSSWSSGYHTGVDFLVPTGTSVKAVEAGTVVTAGWGGSYGYQVVIRHPDGKYSQYGHLSAISVKVGQKVGEGQRIARSGATGNVTGPHLHFEMRTGPAYGSDIDPLAYLRSHGVHI